A window of Bradyrhizobium diazoefficiens genomic DNA:
CGGCACCTTCATCTCCGGCGCCATCAGGCGCGAAGTCGAGGCGTTGGGCGAGCCGCGCGACGCGCGGATCGATTTCGAGGTCAACTACCCCCTTCTGCCGCAGCAATGGGCCATGATCGCCAAGAGCCTTGCGGGGCTGGAGCGCGTCGACGCGCTCGAATCCGCGCTGCGCGTCTCGACCAGCACCGGCACCAAGAGCGCACGCAATGCTGCCGCCGCCTATCTGGCGCGCAAGGATTTCGCGCCGCAGGCCGAGCAGATCGTCTTCACCGCCAACGGCAAGCAATCCCTCGCAGCCGCGCTCGCGGCGCTCGTCCCCGCCGGCGGCCGCTGCGGCGTCGAGGCGCTGACCTACCCTTACGTCAAGAGCATCGCGGCGCGGCTCGGTGTGACGCTGGTCCCGATTCCGATGGACGAGCACGGCGCGCGGCCCGACGCCATCCAGAAGGCGCATCGCGAGGCGCATCTGTCGGCACTATATCTCCAGCCCATCATCCAGAACCCGCTCGGCGTCACCATGAACGCGACGCGACGCGCCGACATCATGCGCATCGCCGAGAAGCTCGACCTCACCATCATCGAGGACACCGTCTACGGCTTCCTCGCAGACGACACGCCGCTGGCGGCGCTCGGGCCGGACCGTTGCATCGTGATCGATAGCCTGTCCAAGAAGGTTGCGCCGGGCCTTGCGCTCGGCATCCTCGTGGCGCCGCCGACCTTGCGCGAGAGCGTGATGAGCGCGGTCCGGACCGGCGGCTGGATCGCCTCCGGCCACGCGCTGGCATCCGGGCAGCGGCTGATGGCCGACGGCACCGTCGCCGAGTTGACGCGGCTGAAGCGGATCGACGCCGCGCGGCGCCAACAGACCGCCGCGAGGCTGCTGGCCGGTTACCAGCTCGCCGCCGACCCGCGCTCCTATCATCTGTGGCTGACACTGCCGCCGCACTGGCGCTCGCAAACCTTCGTGGCGGCTGCGGCCCGGCGCGGCATCGCGCTGACGCCCTCCTCCACCTTCGCCATAGCCCACGGCCATGCCCCGAACGCGGTGCGCCTCGCACTCGCCCCGCCGACCTTCGAGCAGCTCGATTCCGGCCTGCGCACGATCGTGTCGCTGCTCGGCACCAAGGAAGAGGATTTCGACTCGACGGAGTAGCGTGCGCTGTCGTCACAGGTCAGGGTTCGGGCCACTCGGCGATGAAGCCTTTTGCCTTGTACGGCTCGATCTTGTCCCATTCGTGCAGCATGCGGCGGCGAAATTCGGCATCGGTGTGCCAGAGAGCGCGCGGCGTCGCGAAGCTGTCGACGGTGAGCAGCATCTTCTCGACCTCGGGCCAGTGCCGATGCAGCGTCATCGGGTAGCGCCTCGCGGTCCAGGTGTTGCCGAGACAGATCACGGTGCGAATGTTCTGCAACCCGAGCGCCGCATCGATGATCGGCAGCGAGAAGATCACGTTCTCCACCGTGTTCATCGCACGATGCTCCTCGAGGACAAGTTCCGCCGGAATGCCCGCCGCGATCATCGCCGCCTTGATGAGCATGCACTCGGATTGCTCCGAGCCCGGCGTCACCCCGCCGCTGACAATCGACCAACGGAAATAGCCTTCGCGCCATAGCCGCGCGGCGGTGTCGGCACGCAGTGCGACGTCCTCGCGAGTGCCGAACATGAAGAGCAGATCGGCCGGCACGAGCGGCGTGTCGATCAGATGCGTGCGATTGATCTCGGCGATCTCATCCACGGTCGGCAGACGAGCACCACTGTCCCTGGTTGACATGACCGCACGATGCGGCAATGGCGCGCGGCTGCGAACTCACGTTTGATTGCGGCCGGTTGCAAGGCTACGGCAGCAGCGATTCGGGCAGATGCGCCAAGGTATAGCTCCGCGGCTGGTTGCGCCGGACGAAACCGCCGACCTGCCAGGCGAACAGCGCGGCAAAGCCGACGATGAACAGTGCGCCGGCGAACTCGCCGATCACGAGGGCGCGAATCAAGAGGCCCGCCATCGCGACCGTCAGCATCGCCAGGAATGCCAGCACCGCCGCATAGGCCGTGCGACCGAGTCCGGCGGTCAAGGCAGCGCGGCTGCCCGCTTTCGCCATCCGCGCGTGCAGCGCGACGATGAACGCGCGAAAGCCGTTGTCCTGCGGCGCCATCAGCGCCGCGGTCTGCCAGCTCGTCGACAGGATTGCGATGCGGCGGCCGCTGGTGTGGCTGATGTCCGCGCGAAAGCGGTGCTGCTGCATCGACACCGGCCGGAACGACAGCCGGACCGCGCTGATCTCGTCGTAAGGCCACAGGCCGGAGCGGCCGCGGCTGTGCCAGGAGAGCCCCTCGTCCGTCAGCTCGAAACGATGCGCCGAGCCGATCAGCGACGCCTTGTAGGCATAGCTCGTCGCGGACGCATCTTGCGCTCCGGAAACCTGCATCACGACGACCATCCCGTCCGCAGCAATCCCGCCGGCGATCGGCTTGCGCGATCACCCTCGCCCATCCTACAAGCGAGGCATGGTTGAGACGACCTTTTTTCCGCGCCGCCTGATTCTCGGCGCCGCCGTGATCTCGGGCGTGCTGCTGGCGCTTGCCGTGCACATGCTGGGCGCGCGCTACGGGCTCGACCTCGGCGGACTCTGGCGCTCCGACCCGCACGAGTTCATGCCGGCGGGTGCGGCGATCGCCTGGTGGCTGATTGCCACGGTCGGCTTGTCCGGCGGCTATTTCACGGCGACGTTGATGCAGAGCGCCGTGTCCGGCCAGATCCCGCAGCGGATGCGGCAGTTCCTGATCGCGCTCGGCGTGCTCCTGCTCGCGGGGGCAGGCCAGGCGGCCTCGGCGCCGAGCCCGATCCCGACCATCTCGGGCGTGCTGGCCGCGCTCGCCGCGCTGTGCCTTGGCGCCGTCATGGCGTTTTGCGGCGCCCATTTCGCGCTGCGCCGCGGCTGACCCTCAAGCAGACACGCGCAGCTGCGGGCGGTCCAGCATGATCGCCACGTCGGAGGCAGGCCGCGGCTTGCTGAACAGATAGCCCTGCGCCTGGGTGCAGCCCTCGCGCCGGAGCAGTTCTAGCTGCGCGTCGGTCTCGACGCCTTCCGCAGTGGTGACGATCCCGAGGCTGCGGCCAAGGCCGGTCACGGCGCGGATGATCGCCATGGAATCCTCGCGCGTCGCCAGCTCCGACACGAAGGAGCGGTCGATCTTGATCTTGTCGAAGGGAAAGCTGCGCAGGTAGCTCAGCGACGAATAGCCGGTGCCGAAATCGTCGAGCGAGATCCGTACGC
This region includes:
- a CDS encoding PLP-dependent aminotransferase family protein, which produces MSKFEYVKLADAIASDISNGTLRPGDRLPPQRDFAYDRGIAVSTASRVYTELLRRGLVVGEVGRGTFISGAIRREVEALGEPRDARIDFEVNYPLLPQQWAMIAKSLAGLERVDALESALRVSTSTGTKSARNAAAAYLARKDFAPQAEQIVFTANGKQSLAAALAALVPAGGRCGVEALTYPYVKSIAARLGVTLVPIPMDEHGARPDAIQKAHREAHLSALYLQPIIQNPLGVTMNATRRADIMRIAEKLDLTIIEDTVYGFLADDTPLAALGPDRCIVIDSLSKKVAPGLALGILVAPPTLRESVMSAVRTGGWIASGHALASGQRLMADGTVAELTRLKRIDAARRQQTAARLLAGYQLAADPRSYHLWLTLPPHWRSQTFVAAAARRGIALTPSSTFAIAHGHAPNAVRLALAPPTFEQLDSGLRTIVSLLGTKEEDFDSTE
- a CDS encoding YdcF family protein, translating into MSTRDSGARLPTVDEIAEINRTHLIDTPLVPADLLFMFGTREDVALRADTAARLWREGYFRWSIVSGGVTPGSEQSECMLIKAAMIAAGIPAELVLEEHRAMNTVENVIFSLPIIDAALGLQNIRTVICLGNTWTARRYPMTLHRHWPEVEKMLLTVDSFATPRALWHTDAEFRRRMLHEWDKIEPYKAKGFIAEWPEP